AACAGCCATTGGCTTATCATGTGCATCAAAAATGATACCCCTAACTGGCGGAATATAAATAGTTTTTATCGCGTTTTGCTCTGCGATCTCGTTGTAGTAGGTATTTGAGTTTATGCTTAGATGATAAATTCGTCCCAAAAGTATAATCCAAAAAAGAGCGATCACGCTAAAGACGATGCGCATCCTCATAGCACTTTATCCCTAAAAAGAACGATAGCAAGGATACTTTCAAATGCTATAAAAAATAGATATTCAGACGAAAGTGTTAAATTTTGCTCATTTAAAACGTAAGCAAATAGATTATTTACAAGAAATGTTAAAGTGTATCCAGCTGCTACAAAGATGATAAGTAGGCAGTTTCGCCACTTCATCGTGGTATATAGCCAGTCTAGAATAAAATTATAAAAAAGCAAAAATGCAATAATCGTTGAAAAAAGATGAAATCCATGAATTTGCTCAGCAAATATTATAAAAATTATCGCAAAGTACCAATTGTGCTTAAACTCGTCGTATTGCTTTTGTTTTCTTGAATACTCCAAAATCATATAAGTAAAAAAAATACCAATGAATGGCGGCAAGAAACCAAATTGCGTAGTTGCGATCTCATATGAGAATAAAAAAACAGCCCACCAAAATTCTTTAAAAATTTTAATATCTAAGCTGCTTATGGTTTGCATTTTATCTACCAAGAGCATTATTTATGATGGCTTCTCTAGCCTTTTCGATACCACTTTTATTAAGAGTTGAGACCAAGATACCACTTGGGTCAAATTTCATTACCGCACTCTTTTGGCTTTGATTTAGCTTATCGCTTTTTGTATATAAATTTAAAATTTTCTGATCAGCTCTTAAAAAGCTTTTTAGATAAGCATCCACATTTACGTCTATATCTAAATCAAAATGCCTAGCATCAATTAGATGTATAAAAAGTCTAATGTCGCTTCTAAATTTCAAAAACTCATCTAAATTTTTACGCCATTCATCATGCTTTGACTTTGCCACTTTTGCATAGCCAAAGCCTGGCAAATCAACCAAAATAAGCTTAAATTTATCTTTTTCTTCCTGCTCATCTTTTTGCTCACAAAACTCAGCCTCAAAAAAATTTATAAGCTGAGTTTTGCCTGGAGTTGATGAGCTCTTGGCTAGATTTTTTTGATTTACAAGTGTATTTATGAGGCTGCTTTTACCAACATTTGATCTGCCTAAAAAGACAACTTCGCTTGTTACGAAGCTTGGAGCCTCTTTTATACTTGGACTTGATGTGATAAATTTAGCACCTAGTGGCCTTATCACTTATCTTTTTCCTCTACCTGGAAGATAAACTTAACAGGCTTTTTTTCATCACTATTTACACTATATGTGCCATCTTTTTGATTAACAACTATCTTTTCACCATAAACATTCTTATCAGTTTCTACTTCATGCAAATAGCCATTTCCACTAACAGTATATATCTGTTTTGCTGGCTCGTATGTAAGAGTATTGCCTTTGCCGTCGTAGTGCTTATCTTTTATAAAAATTTTTGCTCTAGCATTACCAGTAGCTACATATTTTACAGGTTGGCGTTTTTTGTCAAAATAGACGACCACTTTGTCTGCCTTAAGCTCATCAAATGAGCCCTTTTTGATATTTACATTACCTATAAATTCACTAGTTTGCTTATTCTCATCTGCAAAAAAATCATTTGATGTGATTTCAACTTGCTCTGCATTTAAAAATGTAAAACCCAATATCACCGCTAAAATCGCTGATCTTCCTCTACCCATGCCCTTAACCCTTTTACCTGCGTTTGTTTTTTGCCAAGATCATAGCTTCCACTCTCACCCAGTGCCTTATCATTATTTCTTATGAGCGTGAAATTTGCTTCAGATCTTACTATTTTTGTTTTTGTTCCATATGTCACTTCGTCACTTATAAATCTCAAACTATCGTTGTTTTCATAGTTCGCATTCTTTTGAAAAATGATTTCGTCATTTTGTGAGATTGCTTTGTCTGAGCTTAAAAAATGTTTTAAATTTCCTCTTAAAATTTTTGCTTTAAAACTCAAAAATTCATCTTTATCATTGTATCTATTTAGCTCATCAGCCTCGTAGACTCCGCTTATTTTCGTGGAATTTATCTCATAATCTATCACATCATTTATTTGCATATTTGATATCTTTGTATCGATCTTTAAAACATTTGCAAGGTATGGATCTTGAGCTGCCAAAAATATCATCACGACACTAAAAATAGCCACGACGAAGTAGAAAATTTTTACAACCAACGCTTAGACCACTCGTCATATAAATTTTCTGATTTTATAATAAGCTCAATCATCTCTCTAACCGCGCCATTGCCACCTTTGTGCTTTAGTTTTGTCTTTACATCAAGCTCTTTTATCGCGTCTTTTGGCTTAAAGCTCCAAGCAACTGCATTTAAAATTTTATAGTCATTGTAGTCATCGCCGATAGCTGCTGCGTTTTTAAAGCTAAGCCCTTCAAATTTTAATATCTCACTCGCCACTTCAAATTTATCACCAACACCTTGATA
The genomic region above belongs to Campylobacter concisus and contains:
- the yihA gene encoding ribosome biogenesis GTP-binding protein YihA/YsxC, whose translation is MIRPLGAKFITSSPSIKEAPSFVTSEVVFLGRSNVGKSSLINTLVNQKNLAKSSSTPGKTQLINFFEAEFCEQKDEQEEKDKFKLILVDLPGFGYAKVAKSKHDEWRKNLDEFLKFRSDIRLFIHLIDARHFDLDIDVNVDAYLKSFLRADQKILNLYTKSDKLNQSQKSAVMKFDPSGILVSTLNKSGIEKAREAIINNALGR
- the lptA gene encoding lipopolysaccharide transport periplasmic protein LptA, whose translation is MGRGRSAILAVILGFTFLNAEQVEITSNDFFADENKQTSEFIGNVNIKKGSFDELKADKVVVYFDKKRQPVKYVATGNARAKIFIKDKHYDGKGNTLTYEPAKQIYTVSGNGYLHEVETDKNVYGEKIVVNQKDGTYSVNSDEKKPVKFIFQVEEKDK
- a CDS encoding LPS export ABC transporter periplasmic protein LptC, translating into MVVKIFYFVVAIFSVVMIFLAAQDPYLANVLKIDTKISNMQINDVIDYEINSTKISGVYEADELNRYNDKDEFLSFKAKILRGNLKHFLSSDKAISQNDEIIFQKNANYENNDSLRFISDEVTYGTKTKIVRSEANFTLIRNNDKALGESGSYDLGKKQTQVKGLRAWVEEDQRF
- a CDS encoding KdsC family phosphatase; translation: MIEIIFLDIDGCLTDGKIIYNANGEELKFFDVKDGYAIESWLKLGKKVAIITGRKSAIVERRAEDLKINHVYQGVGDKFEVASEILKFEGLSFKNAAAIGDDYNDYKILNAVAWSFKPKDAIKELDVKTKLKHKGGNGAVREMIELIIKSENLYDEWSKRWL